A part of Peromyscus maniculatus bairdii isolate BWxNUB_F1_BW_parent chromosome 10, HU_Pman_BW_mat_3.1, whole genome shotgun sequence genomic DNA contains:
- the Ewsr1 gene encoding RNA-binding protein EWS isoform X9, with product MQPVTAPPSYPPTSYSSSQPTSYDQSSYSQQNTYGQPSSYGQQSSYGQQSSYGQQPPTSYPPQTGSYSQAPSQYSQQSSSYGQQSSFRQEHPSSMGVYGQESGGFSGPGENRSMSGPDNRGRGRGGFDRGGMSRGPMDEGPDLDLGLPIDPDEDSDNSAIYVQGLNDNVTLDDLADFFKQCGVVKMNKRTGQPMIHIYLDKETGKPKGDATVSYEDPPTAKAAVEWFDGKDFQGSKLKVSLARKKPPMNSMRGGMPPREGRGMPPPLRGGPGGPGGPGGPMGRMGGRGGDRGGFPPRGPRGSRGNPSGGGNVQHRAGDWQCPNPGCGNQNFAWRTECNQCKAPKPEGFLPPPFPPPGGDRGRGGPGGMRGGRGGLMDRGGPGGMFRGGRGGDRGGFRGGRGMDRGGFGGGRRGGPGGPPGPLMEQMGGRRGGRGGPGKMDKGEHRQERRDRPY from the exons ATGCAGCCAGTCACTGCACCTCCATCCTATCCTCCTACCAG ctacTCCTCCTCACAGCCTACTAGTTACGATCAGAGCAGTTACTCTCAGCAGAACACCTATGGACAGCCGAGCAGCTATGGACAGCAGAGTAGCTATGGTCAACAAAGCAGCTATGGGCAGCAGCCTCCCACTAGTTACCCCCCTCAGACTGGATCCTACAGCCAGGCTCCAAGTCAATATAGCCAACAGAGCAGCAGCTACGGGCAGCAGA GTTCATTCCGACAGGAGCACCCCAGTAGCATGGGTGTTTATGGGCAGGAGTCTGGAGGATTTTCCGGACCAGGAGAGAACCGGAGCATGAGTGGCCCTGATAACCGGGGCAGGGGAAGAGGGGGATTTGATCGTGGAGGCATGAGCAGAG GACCCATGGATGAAGGACCAGATCTTGATCTAG GCCTTCCTATAGATCCCGATGAAGACTCTGACAACAGTGCAATTTATGTGCAAGGTTTAAATGACAATGTGACTCTGGATGATCTGGCAGACTTCTTTAAGCAGTGTGGGGTTGTCAAG ATGAACAAGAGAACTGGACAACCCATGATCCACATCTACCTGGATAAGGAGACAGGAAAGCCTAAAGGTGACGCCACAGTGTCCTATGAAGACCCGCCAACTGCCAAGGCTGCCGTGGAGTGGTTTGATG GAAAAGATTTTCAAGGAAGCAAACTTAAAGTTTCTCTTGCCCGAAAGAAGCCTCCAATGAACAGCATGCGGGGTGGCATGCCACCTCGTGAGGGCAGAGGAATGCCACCACCACTTCGTGGAG GTCCTGGTGGCCCAGGAGGTCCTGGAGGACCCATGGGTCGAATGGGAGGCcgtggaggagacagaggaggcttCCCCCCAAGGGGGCCCCGGGGCTCCCGAGGGAACCCCTCTGGAGGAGGAAATGTCCAGCACCGAGCTGGAGACTGGCAGTGTCCCAATCC GGGCTGTGGAAACCAGAACTTCGCCTGGAGAACAGAATGCAACCAGTGTAAGGCCCCTAAGCCCGAGGGCTTCCTCCCGCCACCCTTCCCACCTCCGG GTGGTGATCGTGGCCGAGGTGGTCCTGGTGGCATGCGGGGAGGAAGAGGTGGACTTATGGACCGTGGCGGTCCTGGAGGAATGTTCAGAGGTGGCCGAGGTGGAGACAGAGGTGGCTTCCGAGGCGGCCGTGGCATGGACCGTGGTGGCTTTGGTGGAGGAAGACGAGGTGGTCCTGGGGGGCCTCCTGGACCATTGATGGAAcagatgggaggaagaagaggcggACGTGGAGGACCTGGGAAAATGGATAA AGGCGAGCACCGTCAGGAACGTAGAGACCGGCCCTACTAG
- the Ewsr1 gene encoding RNA-binding protein EWS isoform X1 — MASTDYSTYSQAAAQQGYSAYTAQPTQGYAQTTQAYGQQSYGTYGQPTDVSYTQAQTTATYGQTAYATSYGQPPTVEGTSTGYTTPTAPQAYSQPVQGYGTGAYDTTTATVTTTQASYAAQSAYGTQPAYPAYGQQPAATAPTRPQDGNKPAETSQPQSSTGGYNQPSLGYGQSNYSYPQVPGSYPMQPVTAPPSYPPTSYSSSQPTSYDQSSYSQQNTYGQPSSYGQQSSYGQQSSYGQQPPTSYPPQTGSYSQAPSQYSQQSSSYGQQSSFRQEHPSSMGVYGQESGGFSGPGENRSMSGPDNRGRGRGGFDRGGMSRGGRGGGRGGMGSAGERGGFNKPGGPMDEGPDLDLGLPIDPDEDSDNSAIYVQGLNDNVTLDDLADFFKQCGVVKMNKRTGQPMIHIYLDKETGKPKGDATVSYEDPPTAKAAVEWFDGKDFQGSKLKVSLARKKPPMNSMRGGMPPREGRGMPPPLRGGPGGPGGPGGPMGRMGGRGGDRGGFPPRGPRGSRGNPSGGGNVQHRAGDWQCPNPGCGNQNFAWRTECNQCKAPKPEGFLPPPFPPPGGDRGRGGPGGMRGGRGGLMDRGGPGGMFRGGRGGDRGGFRGGRGMDRGGFGGGRRGGPGGPPGPLMEQMGGRRGGRGGPGKMDKGEHRQERRDRPY; from the exons GCATATGGGCAACAAAGCTATGGAACCTATGGACAGCCTACTGATGTCAGCTATACCCAGGCTCAGACCACTGCCACCTACGGGCAGACTGCATATGCGACTTCTTATGGACAGCCTCCCACTG TAGAAGGGACCAGTACAG GTTATACCACTCCAACTGCCCCCCAGGCATACAGCCAGCCTGTCCAAGGATATGGCACTGGTGCTTATGACACCACCACCGCTACAGTCACCACAACCCAGGCTTCTTACGCAGCTCAGTCTGCATATGGCACCCAGCCTGCCTACCCAGCCTatggccagcagccagcagccaccgCACCTACAAG aCCACAGGATGGTAACAAGCCCGCTGAGACTAGTCAACCTCAATCTAGCACAGGGGGTTATAACCAGCCCAGCCTAGGATATGGACAGAGTAACTACAGTTATCCCCAGGTACCTGGGAGCTACCCCATGCAGCCAGTCACTGCACCTCCATCCTATCCTCCTACCAG ctacTCCTCCTCACAGCCTACTAGTTACGATCAGAGCAGTTACTCTCAGCAGAACACCTATGGACAGCCGAGCAGCTATGGACAGCAGAGTAGCTATGGTCAACAAAGCAGCTATGGGCAGCAGCCTCCCACTAGTTACCCCCCTCAGACTGGATCCTACAGCCAGGCTCCAAGTCAATATAGCCAACAGAGCAGCAGCTACGGGCAGCAGA GTTCATTCCGACAGGAGCACCCCAGTAGCATGGGTGTTTATGGGCAGGAGTCTGGAGGATTTTCCGGACCAGGAGAGAACCGGAGCATGAGTGGCCCTGATAACCGGGGCAGGGGAAGAGGGGGATTTGATCGTGGAGGCATGAGCAGAGGTGGGCGGGGAGGAGGACGCGGTGGAATGGG CAGCGCTGGAGAGCGAGGTGGCTTCAATAAGCCTGGTG GACCCATGGATGAAGGACCAGATCTTGATCTAG GCCTTCCTATAGATCCCGATGAAGACTCTGACAACAGTGCAATTTATGTGCAAGGTTTAAATGACAATGTGACTCTGGATGATCTGGCAGACTTCTTTAAGCAGTGTGGGGTTGTCAAG ATGAACAAGAGAACTGGACAACCCATGATCCACATCTACCTGGATAAGGAGACAGGAAAGCCTAAAGGTGACGCCACAGTGTCCTATGAAGACCCGCCAACTGCCAAGGCTGCCGTGGAGTGGTTTGATG GAAAAGATTTTCAAGGAAGCAAACTTAAAGTTTCTCTTGCCCGAAAGAAGCCTCCAATGAACAGCATGCGGGGTGGCATGCCACCTCGTGAGGGCAGAGGAATGCCACCACCACTTCGTGGAG GTCCTGGTGGCCCAGGAGGTCCTGGAGGACCCATGGGTCGAATGGGAGGCcgtggaggagacagaggaggcttCCCCCCAAGGGGGCCCCGGGGCTCCCGAGGGAACCCCTCTGGAGGAGGAAATGTCCAGCACCGAGCTGGAGACTGGCAGTGTCCCAATCC GGGCTGTGGAAACCAGAACTTCGCCTGGAGAACAGAATGCAACCAGTGTAAGGCCCCTAAGCCCGAGGGCTTCCTCCCGCCACCCTTCCCACCTCCGG GTGGTGATCGTGGCCGAGGTGGTCCTGGTGGCATGCGGGGAGGAAGAGGTGGACTTATGGACCGTGGCGGTCCTGGAGGAATGTTCAGAGGTGGCCGAGGTGGAGACAGAGGTGGCTTCCGAGGCGGCCGTGGCATGGACCGTGGTGGCTTTGGTGGAGGAAGACGAGGTGGTCCTGGGGGGCCTCCTGGACCATTGATGGAAcagatgggaggaagaagaggcggACGTGGAGGACCTGGGAAAATGGATAA AGGCGAGCACCGTCAGGAACGTAGAGACCGGCCCTACTAG
- the Ewsr1 gene encoding RNA-binding protein EWS isoform X10: protein MDEGPDLDLGLPIDPDEDSDNSAIYVQGLNDNVTLDDLADFFKQCGVVKMNKRTGQPMIHIYLDKETGKPKGDATVSYEDPPTAKAAVEWFDGKDFQGSKLKVSLARKKPPMNSMRGGMPPREGRGMPPPLRGGPGGPGGPGGPMGRMGGRGGDRGGFPPRGPRGSRGNPSGGGNVQHRAGDWQCPNPGCGNQNFAWRTECNQCKAPKPEGFLPPPFPPPGGDRGRGGPGGMRGGRGGLMDRGGPGGMFRGGRGGDRGGFRGGRGMDRGGFGGGRRGGPGGPPGPLMEQMGGRRGGRGGPGKMDKGEHRQERRDRPY from the exons ATGGATGAAGGACCAGATCTTGATCTAG GCCTTCCTATAGATCCCGATGAAGACTCTGACAACAGTGCAATTTATGTGCAAGGTTTAAATGACAATGTGACTCTGGATGATCTGGCAGACTTCTTTAAGCAGTGTGGGGTTGTCAAG ATGAACAAGAGAACTGGACAACCCATGATCCACATCTACCTGGATAAGGAGACAGGAAAGCCTAAAGGTGACGCCACAGTGTCCTATGAAGACCCGCCAACTGCCAAGGCTGCCGTGGAGTGGTTTGATG GAAAAGATTTTCAAGGAAGCAAACTTAAAGTTTCTCTTGCCCGAAAGAAGCCTCCAATGAACAGCATGCGGGGTGGCATGCCACCTCGTGAGGGCAGAGGAATGCCACCACCACTTCGTGGAG GTCCTGGTGGCCCAGGAGGTCCTGGAGGACCCATGGGTCGAATGGGAGGCcgtggaggagacagaggaggcttCCCCCCAAGGGGGCCCCGGGGCTCCCGAGGGAACCCCTCTGGAGGAGGAAATGTCCAGCACCGAGCTGGAGACTGGCAGTGTCCCAATCC GGGCTGTGGAAACCAGAACTTCGCCTGGAGAACAGAATGCAACCAGTGTAAGGCCCCTAAGCCCGAGGGCTTCCTCCCGCCACCCTTCCCACCTCCGG GTGGTGATCGTGGCCGAGGTGGTCCTGGTGGCATGCGGGGAGGAAGAGGTGGACTTATGGACCGTGGCGGTCCTGGAGGAATGTTCAGAGGTGGCCGAGGTGGAGACAGAGGTGGCTTCCGAGGCGGCCGTGGCATGGACCGTGGTGGCTTTGGTGGAGGAAGACGAGGTGGTCCTGGGGGGCCTCCTGGACCATTGATGGAAcagatgggaggaagaagaggcggACGTGGAGGACCTGGGAAAATGGATAA AGGCGAGCACCGTCAGGAACGTAGAGACCGGCCCTACTAG
- the Ewsr1 gene encoding RNA-binding protein EWS isoform X7 — protein sequence MQPVTAPPSYPPTSYSSSQPTSYDQSSYSQQNTYGQPSSYGQQSSYGQQSSYGQQPPTSYPPQTGSYSQAPSQYSQQSSSYGQQSSFRQEHPSSMGVYGQESGGFSGPGENRSMSGPDNRGRGRGGFDRGGMSRGGRGGGRGGMGSAGERGGFNKPGGPMDEGPDLDLGLPIDPDEDSDNSAIYVQGLNDNVTLDDLADFFKQCGVVKMNKRTGQPMIHIYLDKETGKPKGDATVSYEDPPTAKAAVEWFDGKDFQGSKLKVSLARKKPPMNSMRGGMPPREGRGMPPPLRGGPGGPGGPGGPMGRMGGRGGDRGGFPPRGPRGSRGNPSGGGNVQHRAGDWQCPNPGCGNQNFAWRTECNQCKAPKPEGFLPPPFPPPGGDRGRGGPGGMRGGRGGLMDRGGPGGMFRGGRGGDRGGFRGGRGMDRGGFGGGRRGGPGGPPGPLMEQMGGRRGGRGGPGKMDKGEHRQERRDRPY from the exons ATGCAGCCAGTCACTGCACCTCCATCCTATCCTCCTACCAG ctacTCCTCCTCACAGCCTACTAGTTACGATCAGAGCAGTTACTCTCAGCAGAACACCTATGGACAGCCGAGCAGCTATGGACAGCAGAGTAGCTATGGTCAACAAAGCAGCTATGGGCAGCAGCCTCCCACTAGTTACCCCCCTCAGACTGGATCCTACAGCCAGGCTCCAAGTCAATATAGCCAACAGAGCAGCAGCTACGGGCAGCAGA GTTCATTCCGACAGGAGCACCCCAGTAGCATGGGTGTTTATGGGCAGGAGTCTGGAGGATTTTCCGGACCAGGAGAGAACCGGAGCATGAGTGGCCCTGATAACCGGGGCAGGGGAAGAGGGGGATTTGATCGTGGAGGCATGAGCAGAGGTGGGCGGGGAGGAGGACGCGGTGGAATGGG CAGCGCTGGAGAGCGAGGTGGCTTCAATAAGCCTGGTG GACCCATGGATGAAGGACCAGATCTTGATCTAG GCCTTCCTATAGATCCCGATGAAGACTCTGACAACAGTGCAATTTATGTGCAAGGTTTAAATGACAATGTGACTCTGGATGATCTGGCAGACTTCTTTAAGCAGTGTGGGGTTGTCAAG ATGAACAAGAGAACTGGACAACCCATGATCCACATCTACCTGGATAAGGAGACAGGAAAGCCTAAAGGTGACGCCACAGTGTCCTATGAAGACCCGCCAACTGCCAAGGCTGCCGTGGAGTGGTTTGATG GAAAAGATTTTCAAGGAAGCAAACTTAAAGTTTCTCTTGCCCGAAAGAAGCCTCCAATGAACAGCATGCGGGGTGGCATGCCACCTCGTGAGGGCAGAGGAATGCCACCACCACTTCGTGGAG GTCCTGGTGGCCCAGGAGGTCCTGGAGGACCCATGGGTCGAATGGGAGGCcgtggaggagacagaggaggcttCCCCCCAAGGGGGCCCCGGGGCTCCCGAGGGAACCCCTCTGGAGGAGGAAATGTCCAGCACCGAGCTGGAGACTGGCAGTGTCCCAATCC GGGCTGTGGAAACCAGAACTTCGCCTGGAGAACAGAATGCAACCAGTGTAAGGCCCCTAAGCCCGAGGGCTTCCTCCCGCCACCCTTCCCACCTCCGG GTGGTGATCGTGGCCGAGGTGGTCCTGGTGGCATGCGGGGAGGAAGAGGTGGACTTATGGACCGTGGCGGTCCTGGAGGAATGTTCAGAGGTGGCCGAGGTGGAGACAGAGGTGGCTTCCGAGGCGGCCGTGGCATGGACCGTGGTGGCTTTGGTGGAGGAAGACGAGGTGGTCCTGGGGGGCCTCCTGGACCATTGATGGAAcagatgggaggaagaagaggcggACGTGGAGGACCTGGGAAAATGGATAA AGGCGAGCACCGTCAGGAACGTAGAGACCGGCCCTACTAG
- the Ewsr1 gene encoding RNA-binding protein EWS isoform X4 has product MASTDYSTYSQAAAQQGYSAYTAQPTQGYAQTTQAYGQQSYGTYGQPTDVSYTQAQTTATYGQTAYATSYGQPPTGYTTPTAPQAYSQPVQGYGTGAYDTTTATVTTTQASYAAQSAYGTQPAYPAYGQQPAATAPTRPQDGNKPAETSQPQSSTGGYNQPSLGYGQSNYSYPQVPGSYPMQPVTAPPSYPPTSYSSSQPTSYDQSSYSQQNTYGQPSSYGQQSSYGQQSSYGQQPPTSYPPQTGSYSQAPSQYSQQSSSYGQQSSFRQEHPSSMGVYGQESGGFSGPGENRSMSGPDNRGRGRGGFDRGGMSRGGRGGGRGGMGAGERGGFNKPGGPMDEGPDLDLGLPIDPDEDSDNSAIYVQGLNDNVTLDDLADFFKQCGVVKMNKRTGQPMIHIYLDKETGKPKGDATVSYEDPPTAKAAVEWFDGKDFQGSKLKVSLARKKPPMNSMRGGMPPREGRGMPPPLRGGPGGPGGPGGPMGRMGGRGGDRGGFPPRGPRGSRGNPSGGGNVQHRAGDWQCPNPGCGNQNFAWRTECNQCKAPKPEGFLPPPFPPPGGDRGRGGPGGMRGGRGGLMDRGGPGGMFRGGRGGDRGGFRGGRGMDRGGFGGGRRGGPGGPPGPLMEQMGGRRGGRGGPGKMDKGEHRQERRDRPY; this is encoded by the exons GCATATGGGCAACAAAGCTATGGAACCTATGGACAGCCTACTGATGTCAGCTATACCCAGGCTCAGACCACTGCCACCTACGGGCAGACTGCATATGCGACTTCTTATGGACAGCCTCCCACTG GTTATACCACTCCAACTGCCCCCCAGGCATACAGCCAGCCTGTCCAAGGATATGGCACTGGTGCTTATGACACCACCACCGCTACAGTCACCACAACCCAGGCTTCTTACGCAGCTCAGTCTGCATATGGCACCCAGCCTGCCTACCCAGCCTatggccagcagccagcagccaccgCACCTACAAG aCCACAGGATGGTAACAAGCCCGCTGAGACTAGTCAACCTCAATCTAGCACAGGGGGTTATAACCAGCCCAGCCTAGGATATGGACAGAGTAACTACAGTTATCCCCAGGTACCTGGGAGCTACCCCATGCAGCCAGTCACTGCACCTCCATCCTATCCTCCTACCAG ctacTCCTCCTCACAGCCTACTAGTTACGATCAGAGCAGTTACTCTCAGCAGAACACCTATGGACAGCCGAGCAGCTATGGACAGCAGAGTAGCTATGGTCAACAAAGCAGCTATGGGCAGCAGCCTCCCACTAGTTACCCCCCTCAGACTGGATCCTACAGCCAGGCTCCAAGTCAATATAGCCAACAGAGCAGCAGCTACGGGCAGCAGA GTTCATTCCGACAGGAGCACCCCAGTAGCATGGGTGTTTATGGGCAGGAGTCTGGAGGATTTTCCGGACCAGGAGAGAACCGGAGCATGAGTGGCCCTGATAACCGGGGCAGGGGAAGAGGGGGATTTGATCGTGGAGGCATGAGCAGAGGTGGGCGGGGAGGAGGACGCGGTGGAATGGG CGCTGGAGAGCGAGGTGGCTTCAATAAGCCTGGTG GACCCATGGATGAAGGACCAGATCTTGATCTAG GCCTTCCTATAGATCCCGATGAAGACTCTGACAACAGTGCAATTTATGTGCAAGGTTTAAATGACAATGTGACTCTGGATGATCTGGCAGACTTCTTTAAGCAGTGTGGGGTTGTCAAG ATGAACAAGAGAACTGGACAACCCATGATCCACATCTACCTGGATAAGGAGACAGGAAAGCCTAAAGGTGACGCCACAGTGTCCTATGAAGACCCGCCAACTGCCAAGGCTGCCGTGGAGTGGTTTGATG GAAAAGATTTTCAAGGAAGCAAACTTAAAGTTTCTCTTGCCCGAAAGAAGCCTCCAATGAACAGCATGCGGGGTGGCATGCCACCTCGTGAGGGCAGAGGAATGCCACCACCACTTCGTGGAG GTCCTGGTGGCCCAGGAGGTCCTGGAGGACCCATGGGTCGAATGGGAGGCcgtggaggagacagaggaggcttCCCCCCAAGGGGGCCCCGGGGCTCCCGAGGGAACCCCTCTGGAGGAGGAAATGTCCAGCACCGAGCTGGAGACTGGCAGTGTCCCAATCC GGGCTGTGGAAACCAGAACTTCGCCTGGAGAACAGAATGCAACCAGTGTAAGGCCCCTAAGCCCGAGGGCTTCCTCCCGCCACCCTTCCCACCTCCGG GTGGTGATCGTGGCCGAGGTGGTCCTGGTGGCATGCGGGGAGGAAGAGGTGGACTTATGGACCGTGGCGGTCCTGGAGGAATGTTCAGAGGTGGCCGAGGTGGAGACAGAGGTGGCTTCCGAGGCGGCCGTGGCATGGACCGTGGTGGCTTTGGTGGAGGAAGACGAGGTGGTCCTGGGGGGCCTCCTGGACCATTGATGGAAcagatgggaggaagaagaggcggACGTGGAGGACCTGGGAAAATGGATAA AGGCGAGCACCGTCAGGAACGTAGAGACCGGCCCTACTAG
- the Ewsr1 gene encoding RNA-binding protein EWS isoform X2, which produces MASTDYSTYSQAAAQQGYSAYTAQPTQGYAQTTQAYGQQSYGTYGQPTDVSYTQAQTTATYGQTAYATSYGQPPTVEGTSTGYTTPTAPQAYSQPVQGYGTGAYDTTTATVTTTQASYAAQSAYGTQPAYPAYGQQPAATAPTRPQDGNKPAETSQPQSSTGGYNQPSLGYGQSNYSYPQVPGSYPMQPVTAPPSYPPTSYSSSQPTSYDQSSYSQQNTYGQPSSYGQQSSYGQQSSYGQQPPTSYPPQTGSYSQAPSQYSQQSSSYGQQSSFRQEHPSSMGVYGQESGGFSGPGENRSMSGPDNRGRGRGGFDRGGMSRGGRGGGRGGMGAGERGGFNKPGGPMDEGPDLDLGLPIDPDEDSDNSAIYVQGLNDNVTLDDLADFFKQCGVVKMNKRTGQPMIHIYLDKETGKPKGDATVSYEDPPTAKAAVEWFDGKDFQGSKLKVSLARKKPPMNSMRGGMPPREGRGMPPPLRGGPGGPGGPGGPMGRMGGRGGDRGGFPPRGPRGSRGNPSGGGNVQHRAGDWQCPNPGCGNQNFAWRTECNQCKAPKPEGFLPPPFPPPGGDRGRGGPGGMRGGRGGLMDRGGPGGMFRGGRGGDRGGFRGGRGMDRGGFGGGRRGGPGGPPGPLMEQMGGRRGGRGGPGKMDKGEHRQERRDRPY; this is translated from the exons GCATATGGGCAACAAAGCTATGGAACCTATGGACAGCCTACTGATGTCAGCTATACCCAGGCTCAGACCACTGCCACCTACGGGCAGACTGCATATGCGACTTCTTATGGACAGCCTCCCACTG TAGAAGGGACCAGTACAG GTTATACCACTCCAACTGCCCCCCAGGCATACAGCCAGCCTGTCCAAGGATATGGCACTGGTGCTTATGACACCACCACCGCTACAGTCACCACAACCCAGGCTTCTTACGCAGCTCAGTCTGCATATGGCACCCAGCCTGCCTACCCAGCCTatggccagcagccagcagccaccgCACCTACAAG aCCACAGGATGGTAACAAGCCCGCTGAGACTAGTCAACCTCAATCTAGCACAGGGGGTTATAACCAGCCCAGCCTAGGATATGGACAGAGTAACTACAGTTATCCCCAGGTACCTGGGAGCTACCCCATGCAGCCAGTCACTGCACCTCCATCCTATCCTCCTACCAG ctacTCCTCCTCACAGCCTACTAGTTACGATCAGAGCAGTTACTCTCAGCAGAACACCTATGGACAGCCGAGCAGCTATGGACAGCAGAGTAGCTATGGTCAACAAAGCAGCTATGGGCAGCAGCCTCCCACTAGTTACCCCCCTCAGACTGGATCCTACAGCCAGGCTCCAAGTCAATATAGCCAACAGAGCAGCAGCTACGGGCAGCAGA GTTCATTCCGACAGGAGCACCCCAGTAGCATGGGTGTTTATGGGCAGGAGTCTGGAGGATTTTCCGGACCAGGAGAGAACCGGAGCATGAGTGGCCCTGATAACCGGGGCAGGGGAAGAGGGGGATTTGATCGTGGAGGCATGAGCAGAGGTGGGCGGGGAGGAGGACGCGGTGGAATGGG CGCTGGAGAGCGAGGTGGCTTCAATAAGCCTGGTG GACCCATGGATGAAGGACCAGATCTTGATCTAG GCCTTCCTATAGATCCCGATGAAGACTCTGACAACAGTGCAATTTATGTGCAAGGTTTAAATGACAATGTGACTCTGGATGATCTGGCAGACTTCTTTAAGCAGTGTGGGGTTGTCAAG ATGAACAAGAGAACTGGACAACCCATGATCCACATCTACCTGGATAAGGAGACAGGAAAGCCTAAAGGTGACGCCACAGTGTCCTATGAAGACCCGCCAACTGCCAAGGCTGCCGTGGAGTGGTTTGATG GAAAAGATTTTCAAGGAAGCAAACTTAAAGTTTCTCTTGCCCGAAAGAAGCCTCCAATGAACAGCATGCGGGGTGGCATGCCACCTCGTGAGGGCAGAGGAATGCCACCACCACTTCGTGGAG GTCCTGGTGGCCCAGGAGGTCCTGGAGGACCCATGGGTCGAATGGGAGGCcgtggaggagacagaggaggcttCCCCCCAAGGGGGCCCCGGGGCTCCCGAGGGAACCCCTCTGGAGGAGGAAATGTCCAGCACCGAGCTGGAGACTGGCAGTGTCCCAATCC GGGCTGTGGAAACCAGAACTTCGCCTGGAGAACAGAATGCAACCAGTGTAAGGCCCCTAAGCCCGAGGGCTTCCTCCCGCCACCCTTCCCACCTCCGG GTGGTGATCGTGGCCGAGGTGGTCCTGGTGGCATGCGGGGAGGAAGAGGTGGACTTATGGACCGTGGCGGTCCTGGAGGAATGTTCAGAGGTGGCCGAGGTGGAGACAGAGGTGGCTTCCGAGGCGGCCGTGGCATGGACCGTGGTGGCTTTGGTGGAGGAAGACGAGGTGGTCCTGGGGGGCCTCCTGGACCATTGATGGAAcagatgggaggaagaagaggcggACGTGGAGGACCTGGGAAAATGGATAA AGGCGAGCACCGTCAGGAACGTAGAGACCGGCCCTACTAG